Within the Marinobacter qingdaonensis genome, the region GGGCGGTGTGTTTGAGACCGAACTCCTCCATCTGCTCCGGGGTGGGGCCGAGGAAGATCACGCCCTCGGCGTCGCAGCGGCGGGCGAAGTCGGCGTTTTCGCTCAGAAAGCCGTAACCCGGGTGAATGGCGCCGGCGCCGCTCTCACGCACGATGTCGAACAGCTTGTCCTGGTCCAGGTAGGTGGCGGCCGCCGGGCCCTCGCCCAGGGAATAGGCTTCGTCGGCCTGACGCACGTGCAGTGAGTCGGCATCGGCCTCGGCGTACACTGCCACCGAGGTGATGCCCATGGCTCGGAGGGTACGGATGACCCGGCAGGCGATGGCGCCCCGGTTGGCGATCAGGACCTTTTTGAAGACGGGGTTCAGTTCCATACCAGCACCTCGATCGGCGTCGGGTTCCAGCCGTTGCAGGGGTTGTTCAACTGCGGGCAATTGGAAATCATCACCAGCACGTCCATGGCCGCTTTCAGCTCCACGTACTTGCCGGCATCGGAGATGCCGTCGGCGAAGGTCAGGCCGCCGTCGGCGGTGACCGGCACGTTCATGAAGAAGTTGATGTTGTGGGTGATGTCGCGCTTGCTCAGGCCGAGCTCCTCGTGTTCGGTTACCGCCACCAGCCAGCTGTCCCGGCAGGCGTGCATGCACTTCTTCTCCAGGGCGTAGCGGGTGGTGTTGCTCTCGGCCGCGCAGGCGCCGCCCAGGGTGTCGTGCCGGCCGCAGGTATCGGCGGTGATCTCCAGCATCAGGTTGTTCTCCGACGACATCAGCTTCGAACCGGCGGTCAGGTAGACATTGCCCTGGGCACGGATGGTGTCCACCGCGCTGTAGCGTTCGGTCGGGTTGTGGGCGTTGTAGAACAGGGTGTCCGCGGCCTGGTTGCCCTCCCGGTCCAGGATGCGGATGGTTTCACCCGCTTTGACCACTTTCAGGAAATACTCGCCGGCCGGTACGGTCTCGCGGAAGGCGGCGGTTTCGGGGTGCAGTGTGCTTGCTTTGATCATGGTTAGCCTCCTTCGTCTCAGGCCTGCATCAGGTGGTACAGGGCGGTGTTGGCAAAGGCCCGGGTGGCCTCCGGCGACGATGTCTTGCAAGGGTCGGCGTCGGTGACCGGCGCGGCCTTGAACAGCTGATAGCGAAGGGGGTGGCTGGGGTATTGCTCGGCCGGACTCAGCGGATGCGGGCAGGTGTGCAGGACCACGATGGTGTCCATCTCGAACCGCAGGTCCACGGTGGCACCGGCGTGGGAATGGTCGGAGACGTAGGCCATGTTGCCTTCATCATCGGTTTTGACCTTGCTGAACCAGTTCAGGTTGGCGGTCAGGTCCTTCTTGCCGAGACCGTACTTGGCCAGCTCGTTCAGGAAGCTGGTGAAGCCGTTGCGGTGATAGTGATTGTGGGCGTCCTGATAGGTCTTGCGACCCCAGCGGGTCTCCACCAGTTCGGCGTTGCAGGTGCCGCTCACGGTGTCGTGCCAACCGAGGTCATCGCGCACGATGGAGGCCATCACCCGGCCCATGTCCGAGAGCAACACGTGGCCTTTGGTGAGCAGGAAAGTGTGCTGGTTTTTCAGGGTGTCCGGCATGTTGTACCGCTCGAGGGGGTTCTCGGGGTTGTACATCAACATGCCGACATTGGCCCCGCCGGTTTCGTCAATCAGGCGCAGCACGTGGCCGCGGCGCATGATGAAAGACCAGTGGGATCCGCCGGGAATCAGATCGTCGTAGAGAGGGGCTGCGGAGTGCAACATAACCGTTTCCACCTTTTCCAGTTGGCTGGGAGTGTTTGAAAAACACGAGAGGCGTCAGTAACTGAACGATCCTCCCGGGCTTTTGTCCCGCCGTGTAGCCTTGGAAAAGGCCGTCAACTCTCGGACCAGTCACCCGCGCTTCCCTTCGTGGGAAACACCGGCCGGAACCCTAGTCGACCATTTGTCAGATTGTCGCGCTTTGATTGTGGTTTCAGGTACCAACGTCTCGCTGCGTATCATTGACAAGACAACATCCGTGCCACGAACGCTAAGGTTATGAATTATTGGGAGAAAGGAAAGAGGTGGAGCAGGTAGGACTGAGCCGATGGCGATTCGTTCGCCTCGTTTTGGTGCAATGGGGCAGGGCGATGCATCATTCTGGTGGCTGACTGGCCGGGCCCTGGGCCTGGCCAGTCAGCGGGTCTTACAGGCGTATTAACTGAAATGACTGTCCCGAATGATTTCCGACAGCGACACCGCGCCATCCCGAACGTCGTGGAAGGCACTCGAGGCTTGCTCCACCTGGCCCGCGCCGGACGCCGCGTGCTGTTTGACCTGGTCCATTTGGCTGGTCATCTGCCCGGTCAGGCCATGATTGGTTTCCACCAGACTGCCGATTTCCACCGTGGACTGCTGGGCCCGGGCCGCCAGTTGCCGGACCTCGTCCGCCACCACCGCGAATCCGCGGCCATGCTCACCGGCGCGGGCGGCTTCGATGGCGGCGTTCAGGGCCAGCAGGTTGGTCTGCTCGGCAATGCCGCTGATGGTGCTGACGATGTCGGTGATGCTTTTGGACTGGGCCATCAACTGCTCGGCCAGCTTGGCACAGGCGGTGACCGCGTCTGAACAGCGGTTGGCGGCCTCGACGGCGGCCTGCAGGATCTCGGTGCCGGAATCGGCCTTGTCGATGGTCTGGTCGGCAGCCTGGGTTACCGCTTCGGTGATGGCTCGCAGCGACT harbors:
- a CDS encoding urea amidolyase associated protein UAAP1 — translated: MLHSAAPLYDDLIPGGSHWSFIMRRGHVLRLIDETGGANVGMLMYNPENPLERYNMPDTLKNQHTFLLTKGHVLLSDMGRVMASIVRDDLGWHDTVSGTCNAELVETRWGRKTYQDAHNHYHRNGFTSFLNELAKYGLGKKDLTANLNWFSKVKTDDEGNMAYVSDHSHAGATVDLRFEMDTIVVLHTCPHPLSPAEQYPSHPLRYQLFKAAPVTDADPCKTSSPEATRAFANTALYHLMQA
- a CDS encoding urea amidolyase associated protein UAAP2 yields the protein MIKASTLHPETAAFRETVPAGEYFLKVVKAGETIRILDREGNQAADTLFYNAHNPTERYSAVDTIRAQGNVYLTAGSKLMSSENNLMLEITADTCGRHDTLGGACAAESNTTRYALEKKCMHACRDSWLVAVTEHEELGLSKRDITHNINFFMNVPVTADGGLTFADGISDAGKYVELKAAMDVLVMISNCPQLNNPCNGWNPTPIEVLVWN